The DNA sequence GCGCATTAAGAGAGCATCAACTCTAAATCCTCTACACAGACTGTCAGATCAGTGGAGTCAGGCTCAACATGATGGCTGTGTTTGCATCAATTTACTGCCAGCTGACACAGGAGAAGACAGACTGGCATTCTCCCTGACTCCCTTGAACAAGTCAACAGAAACGGAGGGAAGATATGAACACACCTTTTCTCTCTGCACCATCTTCTTATAGAGGTAGTCAGGAAAAGTGCGTTGTGGGTAGAATTTCCCGGATCCTTCggcacacataaacacaccgTTCTCACACACCAAACGTCCTCGGCTGACGGTGACCAGAGGCACGCCATGACAGCGCATTCCCTCGTACAGGTTGAAGTCTCCACCCTGCACCTGGGTGCTCACAGAGATCGTCCTGTACATGGGGAAAGCAATGTATGAATAAATTTGATTCACAGCGTAAAACACTTCATATGAAATAAACGTGAGTATACCTTGTTGCATCAGGGTCCCAGACCACCACATCAGCATCGGCTCCGGGGATGATGCGTCCTTTGCGGGGATACAGGTTGTAGATCTTTGCTGCGTTAGAGCTGGTCACAGCCACGAAATGATTCTCATCCATTTTTCCTGTAACCTGCAGACATGATGTGACATtttaatattgtaaaaaaatcCATTGGTCTGTTTGCTGACAGGAAACATTTAGCTTTATTTTGTCAGTGTTTAAACTGTCACTTCTATCTCTGTCGAAGGATTTACATCTAGACATTGTGAACAAACAGTTTTTGGTGTGATTGTGTATGTACCACGCCTCTCTCCCAAATGACACTCATCCTGTCCTGCACCCCAGCCACTCCATGAGGGATCTTAGAGAAATCTTCTTTGCCCAAAGCTCTCTGCTTGGTGCTGAATGGACGGTGCTCTGACGCCACGACACTCAGTGTGTCACTGAAAACAGAACAAGCATGTTCATATTAGTCGGTACCTTCAGCTGCAATACATGCTATACTCTCCAAGACTGCTCATTaattcattaaaaacatttctgattaTTACTGATGTAAACACAAGACACATACTTTCCCAGCAGGCCCATGAGGTAGCTAGGTGTGTTTGGGTCCAGGCGTAGAGGAGGGACAATGACATGAGCAGCGGCATGGGCCCAATCCTGATGGTAATACTGGTTCCCATTCAGCACAGCGTGAGCCACAGTGATCTCAGCGTGGACCACCTTACCTGGACAGTAGCAGCAAAGTAACCAGCTTATGGTCTTTTTTGGGATCAGAACCACTTTTCTTGGATTCTTTTACCTGGACAAATACCGACCCTGCATCTTGGCAGCAGCAATCATGTCTCCAGCAAGCATACTGGACACATTTACAAGGTAGATGGGACAGCGGGcctaaaatcacaaaattattcagttatttagatttttatctataaaacagggtaaaaacatattttctatgaCAATTTCGTAATTTTTCAGACAGTTTAAAGTATAAACACACAACAGTTACAAATATTCCTATTCAAACTTTAAATATGGAAtctgtaaaacacaaacaaagtacggatggatggatggaagcatCTTTTAGATAATGGGATAGAAAGAAAAGCCTAGAAATACTATTTTTCTAGGCCTTTTCagatttagaaaatgtttcaatCAGATTACAGGTtgaaacactgatagaagcacaTAAATAGAGCAAATAAATCATGTTTCTTACCCTGTTAGCGATCGTGATGGCCCTGTGGGTAGCCTCAGACTCAAGCTGCAGTCAGCAACACACAGATAGTCACACACGGAAAATTTACTATCCAGTCTATATCGTCAAGTGCAATCGAAGGGCAACAAATTTATTACCAAATTTCATTTTCTATGGTTAAAAATCCTTCTTAAAGTTCATTAAATCATTTACTGGTTACTAGTTCCAGTTTAATTAAACAGTTTAAGTTTAAACATACAGCACTGTGCACAGtgtattacattttattaataagaaaaagttATTAATATATAGACATCTTCTCCTCGCCACACAAATTACCTAGAAATCTCACTGCTGCTCATTCTCAACACTTAAATAAAGTTACATCTGCAAGACATGCTGAAGTGAGATCTACTGTAAAATTACCTCCTCTGGTCGACTTATTTCTATTCCTTCTGGTCCAGAGATACCCAAATCCAGAGCCTCTCTGGCAccctaaaacacacaaaaacataggTCAAGTTTAATTCTGCAAACTTTCTATTTCTTTTAAGAATTTTACAAACACAGCTAGTCACAGAAGTCAAATAACTTTCCAGACTGAAGCCCAACggtcagaaatataaatgaaaatgaggataaatcaaataaattataaGCAGGTATTCTGCACCTCTGCCACGAGCTCTCCATTTTCAGCGTGCACACGTGCAATTGCCCCAATGTCCTTGCAGGTCTGCAGTGTCTGATAAAGCTCTGAATCCCGCAGCATCATCATGTCTTTATAGGCCATGAACATCTGGAAGGAGTTCACTCCATGCTCCCTCACCAGGGTCTCCATCTCATTGTGTACCTGTTTAAAGGAGGGGTTTAGACATGATGCATCTGTTTTTGTATTAGAAGTTAGACACAACTTTACAGAGTTTATATTACCAAAGACAGCTACGTTTCTTATGGGGCCCAGGAAATTAGCTTGGACAGCCACCAGGATAGGACCACACAATAATTTATAATTACTGACTATCACAGGGATAATTATCCAACATGGATGTTTGTAACACAGACTGAGACAAGTTCATCAAACCAGATAAAGTTACGTTTTTTTTAATAGTATATCATCATGTGTTTGCAGGAAATCAAAACATTAAACTCATAGATGTATTTGCAGATAGTAAAACGTCTAGCCATCAGTTCAAcactaaatgtattttttatgtggAACCATTTTCAGGTTACATATCATCCAACAAGAGGATGTTTTTGGGTGTTTCTATCTGTGCTTCAACTGTACATTGAATATCATATGGCCATTTTCTCCTAATCTGCTCTTATCAGGGATTGCCAGGTCAGATACTCAAAAATCTTTTGGGGTTTCATGTTTATTAAATGCTTCAACAGTACAAACTCTCACCATTTTTGATCCATAAACGCATCGAACTACAGCACGTGCCTTGATGTGCTTCCTTTGAGATCAGTACAAATCAGATAAAGTTTAGGGACACATGCTTTGTTGCATCATTAGGAATAACCTTGTAATTCCTTTAGATTCTTTTGGATTACGAAAGAAATTGGAATCAGTCAAGATCAGAACTGGCttgtcagacctcaaagaagaCCAAATAAAGATAAAGCCTGATTGGGGCATCTCTAAATCCCCAGCCTAGGAGCCTCATTCTGCAGGGAATCACAAAGACATTTTGAAGAAACTAAATGTTTAGTTAGAAGATAAGACAGGAATATGGGAACCAGACGACTCACTGCTTTATACACGAGcactaaaactttaaaatgaatcATCAACTCCACATGAAgccaaaacatacaaaacaggAGTTATAGGAGCTTATTTATTAGAATTTGGTAATAACCTTGCTGAAGCATTCTGCATGAAAACTAGTGGTGCTTAGGGgcacggcgctgatggtgtaggggttaagcgcgcgaccatatacggaagctacagtcctcgaagcggctgtcctgggttcaagtcccggacctggtgacatttaccgaatgtctccccctctctctacccttctttcctgtctgcctactgtcaaaaaataaaggccactagtgctgaaaacatatattaaaaaaacaaaaaccactgATTAcaagtgtaaaaaaacaaacgtatgaataattttttctAGTTTAGCAAACGGCACTGAAGGAGTTTAGCAAAGTCCCCTAACTGAAAGAAACAAGACTGTGGGATTACATATAAACCCAAAAgcaaattagaataaaaaatacttcCTTGTTACAAATTCTCTACTTAGTGAATAAACCGAAAGACACAACTGCTTCGCTGATGTCCaaatatatttcattgtttctgttttactccaatttaaataaaggtAATTATCAGCCATGTAGTCCTTTATCATACTGAGGCAGCGAATTAAGGCAAATAGGGTAAAATAACTAGTATGGTTTAAAAGACACGTACAATGAAATATATCAGCATAAAAATGACGAGAAATGTCATTATTTGTTCAACAATATCAGCAATATCTGCAAGAATTGACACCCAACATTCCTGGGAGCAGTTTTAGCGAATAAACTGTGTTAAAAACCTTTCGGTTAAAGAGATTTGGCATTAAACACTTCACTGAGTTTAATGAATTGTGACACATGCACATAGCCAGCAGATGATCCAGTGCAGACACTGAAGCCAAAGGCTGAATACAGCAGGTTAACTCATACAATCTGAGTAATGTGCCCACTGAGCATGTGTATTAACCCAGTTTCTGTTTGGTTTAATCTAGGTCAATACACAACTTCCTCATATATAATAAAGGTATCACTGCTTCAGTCTTCTGCAAGAATTCTGCAAGAATAAAAATTTGACAAGaaatgtgaaataataaaatgtgtttccaTGCTGTTCATTTATGATGCATCTTGATCCTTGTCTTCTTGGGCCTACCTTTGGTCCCCACCAGGTCACCCCAACATGCAGAGCGTAGTCGCAGCATGCTTTGGCGTCTGCCAGAGTGCGACACGTCTCATAAGCGTCCAGCAGGGAGCAGTGTTGTTCAGGCAGGACCAGCGCCATCACCATGGTGGTACCACCCATCAGAGCCGCCTAGGAGGATGAGAAAGGGACTGTGGGTCAGTTAGGAGAATAAAAGGAAAGGAGGAAATGGGGTATTGGAAGGCAGaatcaaaaacacaaatttaaatcaacaacaatgagttcactgtaaaACACAGAGACTCTTTGTCTAGAGACAATAAACCTTCTGAGCTCAAGTCTCATCATCAAATGGCCTATTATGTAGTGACAGCACACAACAAGGGCCACAGAAAACATCAAGTTAAATGGAAGTAAGTCTGTAAAGATGAATTAAGACCTAAAGCAAGAACCCTTGGTTTCATTTAGCTtttaatgctgttcttagctaaCTCTCCATATAAGTACTATTTTTATTCCCCTGTATGACCTACCTCTTAGTTAACTTCCAAAAACCTGACGCCTTGTTTTCaaacaaccaaaaataaaaagactagGATAAAAATAGGAGATGCGAAAGAAGCAGAGGAATTTGACAGATTAAACCAAGATACGAAAGAATAGAGGTAGAAGGTATAGAAAGAcagagaaaatacagaaaagaaaaaacaaagacatatcAGAAGAAATATTAGGTGATGTGTCTGACTTCAGTATAACCATGACAACAGATACTGCTCAACCATACCTGCATTTCCCCACCCTATTCTTCTTTGTCCTTATCGCTCCATTGAATACATTTAATATTCTCTCAAAGTCTGGTAGGATATTACACAGAGAGGTGATCTAACAAACTGatgtatattttaaagaaaaaacaaacaaaaagtgttGAAACGTTCCCTCATCCATTCTCCAGCAACATCTACTTGCTCATAATTCAGTTCAATAActattaaaatataattaaagaaATGTTGCTTAAATGACGATACTTCAAATAACCTGAACCCTATTTGCCTGAATAAAATcagattacatttaaaaatgtctgtgtcaGCACTAAACCACTGAGGCTGACTCAGACATCTCACAGATGGGGGTGGGGCTAATCTGTTAGAGTGACCGATCCGCTAACCAATCAGCCGTCCGGATGTAGGATTACCATAGGAACCGGTCAGAATGATCTGCAGCATCAGCCGGGTAGAAGTCACCGTATGTGTGTAGCGTCATTCATCACTGTCAGTTAAtgctaatgtgtgtgtgtgtgtgtgtgtgtgtgtgttgacgTTTGCATGAGAGTGTGAAGGATCAGGGATTGCGGGATTTGGTCTGTCTGCCTGCAGGGCCCAAATTAAAATTTACTGCCAGTCTCTGTCTTTATAAAAGCTCAGACAAGAAttgagaaaaggaaaaaagagaaagcagagaaacattaaaaagcacaaaatacagagaaaaacttatttttatcttttttaagcAAGAAGAAAGGAACTGACTGATAGCTGAAAGGTTTCCAAATTAGGATATGTTGGAGACCTGCAGAAACATCCAAATTTAGACTATTATAAATGGTAAATCTGCAGCACAGAGAAGTAACAATGTATCTTCTTTGTTCTACGTTAACCACATTATATCCATACACAGGCGATTCAAATCCTGTCTAATCTGTAGCTAATCAGAAATCACATAtattaaaagaagaaatgaagagattttgtattttcttaaaaaatgtACTTACTCAAATGAAAGACTTTGTTTCCTATTAACACACTAGGGTATATTTCCTACtagttaatttaaaaaagaaacataaaaatatatttattttattcatttattttgttcattcaaaatattttatgttatatacagtgccttgcaaaagtactcggcccccttgaacttttcaacctcttgacacatttcaggcttcaaacataaagatataaaattctaattttttgtgaagaatcaacaacaagtgggacacaatcatgaagtggaatgaaatttattggatgtgtcaaacttttttaacaaataaaaaactgaaaagtggggcgtgcaatatcattcagcccccttgtgttaatactttgtagcgccaccctttgctgcaattacagctgcaagtctcttggggtatgtctctatcagttttgcacatcgagagactgaaattcttgccctttcttccttgcaaaacagctcgagctcagtgaggttggatggagagcgttcgtgaacagcagtcttcagctctttccacagattctcgattggattcaggtctggactttgacttggccattccaacacctggatacgtttatttgtgaaccattccattgtagatttggctttatgttttggatcattgtcttgttgggagataaatctccgtcccagtctcaggtctcttgcagactccaacaggttttcttccagaatggtcctgtatttggccccatccatcttcccatcaattttgaccatcttctctgtccctcttgacaaaaagcaggcccaaaccatgatgctgccaccaccatgtttgacagtggggatggtgtgttcagggtgatgagctgtgttgctttgacaccaaacatatcattttgcattgtgtccaaacagtttgattttggtttcatctgaccagagcaccttcttccacatgtttggtgtgtctcccaggtggcttgtggcaaactttaaacgagactttttatggatatctttgagaaatgactttcttcttgcaactcttccataaaggccagatttgtgcagtgtacgac is a window from the Girardinichthys multiradiatus isolate DD_20200921_A chromosome 15, DD_fGirMul_XY1, whole genome shotgun sequence genome containing:
- the LOC124882565 gene encoding dihydropyrimidinase-related protein 5-like isoform X1; this translates as MQAIFNQIMAANMGSMRILIKGGKVVNDDFTQEADVYIENGIIQQVGKELMIPGGAKVIDASGKLVLPGGIDTCVHLQQTFMNASIQDDFYSGTKAALMGGTTMVMALVLPEQHCSLLDAYETCRTLADAKACCDYALHVGVTWWGPKVHNEMETLVREHGVNSFQMFMAYKDMMMLRDSELYQTLQTCKDIGAIARVHAENGELVAEGAREALDLGISGPEGIEISRPEELESEATHRAITIANRARCPIYLVNVSSMLAGDMIAAAKMQGKVVHAEITVAHAVLNGNQYYHQDWAHAAAHVIVPPLRLDPNTPSYLMGLLGNDTLSVVASEHRPFSTKQRALGKEDFSKIPHGVAGVQDRMSVIWERGVVTGKMDENHFVAVTSSNAAKIYNLYPRKGRIIPGADADVVVWDPDATRTISVSTQVQGGDFNLYEGMRCHGVPLVTVSRGRLVCENGVFMCAEGSGKFYPQRTFPDYLYKKMVQREKNQAYKGVERDPYSGDVAKVANTMKKELGLGPIDGDSPNKPSVRLHQGVRDLHESSFSLSGSQVDDHIPKRSSARILAPPGGRSSGIW
- the LOC124882565 gene encoding dihydropyrimidinase-related protein 5-like isoform X2 — translated: MAANMGSMRILIKGGKVVNDDFTQEADVYIENGIIQQVGKELMIPGGAKVIDASGKLVLPGGIDTCVHLQQTFMNASIQDDFYSGTKAALMGGTTMVMALVLPEQHCSLLDAYETCRTLADAKACCDYALHVGVTWWGPKVHNEMETLVREHGVNSFQMFMAYKDMMMLRDSELYQTLQTCKDIGAIARVHAENGELVAEGAREALDLGISGPEGIEISRPEELESEATHRAITIANRARCPIYLVNVSSMLAGDMIAAAKMQGKVVHAEITVAHAVLNGNQYYHQDWAHAAAHVIVPPLRLDPNTPSYLMGLLGNDTLSVVASEHRPFSTKQRALGKEDFSKIPHGVAGVQDRMSVIWERGVVTGKMDENHFVAVTSSNAAKIYNLYPRKGRIIPGADADVVVWDPDATRTISVSTQVQGGDFNLYEGMRCHGVPLVTVSRGRLVCENGVFMCAEGSGKFYPQRTFPDYLYKKMVQREKNQAYKGVERDPYSGDVAKVANTMKKELGLGPIDGDSPNKPSVRLHQGVRDLHESSFSLSGSQVDDHIPKRSSARILAPPGGRSSGIW